GTGATTAGCAcaaatttcgaacaaaaaacgcGAAAAACAGTGGAAAGAGACGACATGTGATTGATTAAATGGCCTCCAAACTTATTTAGCGTTTGTTATTAGAAGTCGCATGCATATCTAATGCAGACTATCGCCAGTGAAATCGATAAAAACGCcctgcgaagaaaaaaaagaagatccgtagcgtgtgtgtgtgtgtctacGTGCCCTAATGTAACAAAAGGTACAGACGTGCTTGGTGTGAGTTGGGTGTGTGCGTATgtcaaagcaaaataaatgaaaatcgaTATTGTTTATGTTACAGAATTTTATAGTTTCGAGACCGcgacaatgatttttttttacgattttttaatccaaattttttttttcgcagtgaCGACTGCCTAagattttcggaaaattctCATTGAACGCgcataaaattcagaaatattcacacaaaaaaaaaagagtcggaaaaattaacacaaaagcCATCATGGCAGGCGGCAACGGTGGCAACGGCGGCGGCGAAGATGAacataaaaacaagaaattggAGCTTCGGTCGCCCGTAGGTACGGAACCTTTTTATTATACATGGCCTCTGATAATTGGAACGGGGCCCGATATGCACGACGGAGCAGCTGACATCATCGATACCGTGCGATGGGTCTGCGAAGAAGTGCTGGAAATCAAGTCGGCATTAGAGGATATTGTCTTCCACGAGGTCGACACAACAAGTTACATGgcgatgaaatatttttgcgatCGTTACAACAAAGTGGTTGACAGTTTTGTGCAGCTGGTGAGTGATTtagagggaaaaaaattagaaaaaatagttgaaaatgttttggattttttttaattaaatttttgagaaatttttaagcagaATTCTAAACTTGAATACGTaaaatgggaaattttataacattatgaattatttttctttgataagagatcaaaatgttccaaaattgcaaatttttaaagttaaaatatgaaaaattttaaagaacattTACTTTTTGAGACTCAAAATGATGTGAAAAAGTGTAAGAACCTCGTTTTGGAGAAATTATCggataaaaacgaaaaagattttgattttggaagaaaaaaaatttgaaaattttaacttttgatttataaaattattcataaaagtaagaattttggctgattttgaaatatttcaaagatttttggtaaaataatagataatttgattttgaaaaattaattttgattctaaaaattcagctttttcatttcaagcgattattttttgataagaaaatttttattttttttttctattaaaataagttaaattcttcaaaaattatatttcttttttttaggcattagatttatcaatattttgactttgtgaattttgaaaaattatgaaaaaaaaattattttttgaagaaagtattttgaaaattctgagagatgaaaaattatttttttaaaattaatatcgtAAAATCGTAGcactaatttttaaacgtgaaatttctaaattaagacaattttttacatttttaaagtaaattaacaattgaatgattttttttaaatttattaaagtgattttaaaaaaaattttaaaattttaaaatgataagaatttaaatgtcaaaatttttttcaaaaaaaagttaaaattttcatgaaaaattttttttggtgaaaatattttgtcaaaaaatttttacaatttttttaaaaaatttttcaatttttgtttgaaaaattatgtttacaCCATAAATCTttgctttttgaaaatttttaaatttttttttaaaatttctaatttaaatttcaaaaaattttttggaaaattaacgatgttaaaaaattaaaatttttattttgaaaaaatgaaaattcagtttttttcatagaaaatctcaatttgaaaataaatttttaaaaatattgataaacgttcaaaaatttaaaaaatttgaaattttgcatttttaaaaaattgaaaaaaaaatttttttttttattttgaaaatttttatttcaaaaatttttttttttaactattagtTTCATAGCggccttattaaattttaaattgaaacaaaaaattaaaaatttagaatttgtcctttataaatttattaaaaatttgatttattttatttaattttttttttatttttagaaattttctgtaaaaacatttaaaaaatgtaaaaaattatattttttcaaaattttatgatttcagaaaattcattttttttcaaattttcatttggatttcagtaaaaataattttctgttttttttttttaacacagaaTCAAAATTTGCCTTGAactataaaatctaaaatattttcaactttcatatatttttaatatttttttatgatttttaattttttttttatatttttctcaacaGCAAAAGGGCACTTCTCTCCCCGCCGTTCGTTACACGTATCCAAGTCGCGGTCTTTTGCGCCACATCATCCAACAAACTTACAACGTAGCGGTAGCAGAGCCCGAAAAACTCAACCAATACGAACCATTTTCGCCGGAGGTGTATGGTGAAACATCTTACGACCTGATTTGTCAGATGATCGACCAGATCGACATCCGCGAAGACGACATTTTTGTCGATTTGGGCTCGGGCGTCGGACAAGTTGTGCTCCAAATGACAGCAGCAACACCCGTCAAAGTTTGTTACGGCATCGAAAAGGCGGATGTGCCATCGCGATACGCTGAGGACATgagcaaacattttttgcgATGGATGCGATGGTTCGGCAAGAAATACAACGACTACCATTTAATCAAGGGAGACTTTTTGGCGGACGAACAtcgcgaaaaaattaattctgccACGATTGTTTTCGTCAATAACTTTGCGTTCGGTCCAAATGTGGATCATCAGTTGAAAGAACGCTTCGCAGATCTCAAGGACGGTGCTCGAATCGTGTCCTCGAAGAGTTTTTGTCCCTTGAATTTCCGCATTACGGATCGGAATCTCAGCGATATCGGGACAATTATGCATGTGAGTGAAATGACGCCGATGAAAGGATCGGTTTCGTGGACCGGGAAGCCAGTTTCGTATTATTTGCACATCATTGACCGCACAAAACTCGAACGGTACTTCCAGCGACTCAAAACTAAGGGAAATGACAACGGAAATGATTACGTAGTTGGTCGCAGTGGTTCACGAGACAAAGGAAAACGCGTTACTTTGATGGATGACACATCAACGGAGAGCGAAACGGGAGGCGATGTCACGGGAGCAACAACCCGCAAAGCATGGTCCGACTACTGCAAAGGCAAAAGTAGTCAATCGGAGGAAGAAAACAACAATGCGCATCGTTCCAGTAGTACAGGCGTTGCTAAAAAACGACGCAAAATTACGCGACCCAAAACGACAAATCAGACAAATCGTGCAGCGCAACAAGCTCAAGGTACAACGAAAAAAGCGACAAAAGGCGGGCGCGTCAAAAAAGGCAAAGCAAAACGTCCCTTGCGCATCAGCGGGTTAGATCTCTTGCACAATCAAACGGTTCTAAGTACCTCGGAGTCGCTTATTGGCAAGAAATTACCGCCGGCACGTGGTTGCATCGATCAACAACTCTCCTCGATCGCTGGAACAATGGTGCATGAAGAGCTCGAAATACCCGCGGCACCTTTGGAGACCCCATATGCACTCCAAATCCTCATGGATGTCTTCAAAACTCAAATGATGAACTTTTTGAACAGCATGCGAACGCCCACGTACAAAGACAACCTCAACGATCAGATCTCAAAGGAGCGCGAACGCAACCAACGCTTGTTAAATCGTGCCGGGCAGCTCGAAAAACAGATCCGAGTCCTAATTGACGACAgtgtcattttattaaaagctcGTATGAACGAATTGGGCATAAATACCACGAGCCAAAATGACTTGTTATGCAAGGCAAAGGAAATTGTGGGACGTCACAAGGAACTCCAAGTGATGGCAGCCAAGCTACAAAGTCAGGTAACGGCAATCGAGAAGGATCAGAACCAAATGGTGTTGGCccatgtgaaaaaattagcaGATAAACATCTCAAAACGCCCCTAAATGGCGAGGAATTGGAATTAAATGCCAGCGCATCGCAAGAACTCATCCTAAAAGAGATCGCCAACACCTTGTCGCAACGCAAAAAGTTACATGCGCAAGTCTCCACGCTCGAAAGTGAGTTAGATATCATCGAAAAATCCGCTGCCGAACGAAAAGTCGTCTTACAAAGCACTCCCGTAATGCCAATTCCCCCACCGAGCAACGTTTCCGATCGACATGCATCTGTCACTGCTTCAACTAAGCCTGGGAATCAACATTCAGCGACTTCCTCCTCATCGTCGGGTAAATCCAATCGCAAAAATCGCGAGAATCGAGCTCGATCTCAAGATTGGCCCGATATTCCTGACGTCGGCAAGATCGAAGAAAGTAACCCTGAGGTCTTAGCGCAGAAAATTCTCGAAAAGGGACGTCAAATTGAAGCTGGAAAGTTTTCGGCGACATCAACGACGTCCTCTGGCTCAAGCAAATCCCACAAAAATGACGAAAGTAGTAGTAAAAAGCATCCGCATCACCCGGTTGATAGTGCTTTGATGCCTGCGCCGCCCATGGTTAGTAAGCAACAACATCGAAATATGGCGCAAAATGTTCCGGCATCGAAATATCAACAACAACCGGCGAATCTCCCACCTTCTCCAACGCCAACGACGCCACAAACGGCATCCGGGAAACTCCAGGACTCCCCGCACAAAGTTGTCAACTTTGAAGATCGGCTCAAAAGTATCATCACTTCCGTGTTGCAAGGACAGGAACAAGCCCCATCGCCAAATAAACAACCTTCTCAAGGTCAAATGCCTCCGCAAGGTCAAATTCATCCCGAAATGGCTCATTTGaagaagcaacaacaacaaaatagtCAAATTATTTACCAACAAAATGCAGCGTCGCAAGGTCAAGGTCATCATAACAAAGGATCATCTTCGTCCTCGTACATGGGACACAATCGGGAAAGTCCCATACAGCATCTACCTCCGGGAACGCATCACCTGACAGCATCAACTACCATCACACCCACCTCGGGCATCCCGTATAAGCAACAAATGCAACAGCATACATCGACAAAAATCTCGCCGCAGTCGAAATATGGCCCGAATCCCGCTGCAAATCCTCAAGGTTCATTACAATACGCGAAAAATCTCTCCTTGAGTATTTCCCCGACGACGACAATGCCTCATGATCCGCATCCCAGTCCAAATAACGTCATGTACCATCAATATCAAGGCCCCCATGGCATGGATCCGCATCACAAAGTTGAGTTCAAGGCACCGGAAAATTATCGGGAACGTCAATACATGGGCGTAATGGTGATGGATCATCAAAATAACCCGACGGCATCGCAACCGGTACGCATTAACATTCCGCCGCAACAAGATATGCCCGAATATATCAGTGGGCGTAGCAGTGATCCCAATTCCCGAGCGTCATATGTCACTGTGACAAATCAACAATCGCATTCGCGTCCCAGTTCGTCGTCATCGCAGCCGGATTACACGCAAGTATCTCCCGCGAAGATGGCTTTGCGACGTCATTTGTCGCAAGAAAAGCTCGTGCAGCAACTTCCGCCCGGCGTTCAACTTTCCTCAAGCTCAAAAACGATCGGGGATCTCGTAAATGGCGAAATTGAACGTACGCTTGAGATTTCGAATCAAAGTATCATCAATGCTGCTGTCAATATGAGTACGATGTTGGGACCGCAAGGCACGAATGGAGCTCCAAATGCGAATCCGAACCATACGGTCATCAATACGAACATCCAGAGACCGGAACGTGTGAGTGTTCGAATGATGGAAGAAGCAGCAGCTGCTGCCGCGAATGCTTATCAGATCCAGCAACCGTCGTACAGTCCAATTTCGAGACCAAATAGTCGCGAATTGGATAAAAGTCCCGTTAATCCGCATGCTCAAAGTAATTTAGCGACTTTAGCTCACGTTGCAACTTATAGTCAACAAAAAACTTCCTATGCGGCGTCTTCGTCGTCCTCGACATCGCATCACGGAAACGCATCCGGGTCCAAACAACTGATTTCACCGAGAAATGCGCAGTACAGCAGTAGCTCGAACACGACAGTTGTTTATCAATCGACACGTGATCGCGGCAATTCGCAATATTCCGAGGGCGGAAGACGCGGCGAAGAACGTTACATGGCACTTCCGAGAGCTGAAATGAAATTTGGCATGGAGTCGTATTACACGGATGATCATAAGCCGCCGCCGATGTTGGCGCAACAGCAACACGTGAAGCAACAACAAACGCGGGATCTGATGTTGCACGATGAGCAGCAGCAACGCATGATTCGCGAGGAAAATCGACGGATGCGGTGTGTGGATGAAGAAAGTAAACCGTTGGaaggtaattttatttgaaattttttatcagaggatttttttaaaatattttttttttttaattttaggcttgGCAGCATCGTTACAAGCAAGAATAGTTGCCCAAATGCAAGTTAAAGAAGAGCAAGATGTACGTCAACGTCCTGATATGATGATGCAGTCGTCCCATATTAAAACtgaaggtaagaattttaaatataaaaaattttcttttgaaaaaaaacttttttcatggatttcttaaaaaaaaaataaattaagcttaggcgaataaatttaatatatccatcaTTTTGTCAaagacattcaaaaaaataaaaattttttgaaatttttgatcaattttttggaattttttaaagctgaaaATACTGTTGGCATGtagatgtagaaaaaaaaaatttaagtcacgtgacctaaattaatttttttttcaaaaatttttattttgtgagattttgtttgatttgtcttcacttttgagtttttgaaaaaaaataatttaaaaaaattaaataaatttttaaaatcaacttttaaaaatatgtctaaaaatgttaaaatattacaataaaaaaatttttctatttatttttttagtagcaaaaaaattaattttggattttttttaaattttgtattaaaaatgatatttttgaaagatttttcttttctaaaaatatttctttgaaaatcactgaacttatattttcaaaactttttaaagttttttttatgaaaatttattcttcaatTTCTTAGTAAAATTTCTCTGAAATTCTtagttgaaattaataaaattcttaaattatttaaaaaaaaaaaaaccaaaaattgatcactggtcgaaaattcatcaaatatttgtcattttgtatgaaaaagaatttcaaaacttctaaataaatttggcGAGGccttaaaaataaaggaaaaataattttttagtagttttgagttataaaatggttgaaaatgataaattagtatatttctgttaatttaatgttaagaaaaatttttacagtatgtattttgtcttaattttttttcatttaaaaatttttttatgaattccctaatttttttacgtttttcatatttatcaatttcaagctaactttcaaaataaaaattacctattttcgaaaaaacaatttttttatattttttttttttatgatttttcataattcaattttttttttcaaaaaaaatatttttcgatttttcatatttattttttgtaacggcctcaattctaaaattttttctcattattttttttttataggagGCCTCAAACGAACATCTCCCCTGATCCAATCGCATACACGCCCACCCAAACTGATGTATGCCGATGTGCCCGAAACCATCATGAATCCCGAATTGTTGCATCCGGGTCGCTCCAATGTCACCGTTGGACCTCTCATGAGTCCCGAAATCAACTCGTTGACGGCCGATGACAAGCACAACGTGGTGCGCTCAAGACACGATGACGGTATGTTGTCTTCTTCCTCATCTTCTGCTTGCTCTAATAGCCACAAAAAacataagaagaagaaaaaacataaGAAACACCATAAACACAAatccaaaaaatctaaaaaacgtACAAAGGACGACGAGGACGattgaaaaaacatttgttaaaattttgttataacgATTAGTTttgtagttaatttttttttttgcacttgacAATCACTACTTTACCTTTACTTCTACATATTTTCTagaaactcattaaaaattgggaCTTAGTATGAAGATGGATTCtagctttttcttcttcaaacacacacacacatcaaACACGTCAACACAGccatttgtgttaaaaaaaaactttttttttaataatttttttttctttattttttccggtttttaataatttttttttctgtcaaagtAGTAGAACTTTAGAAGATTTTCCGAACGTTTTTAATGTTCATGCATGCTTCcagttgaaattttcttcaaatgttgtttgtttttctctcttcttatcaaaattttctagtAAAACTTTTGCACTTTTCtccaaaaaagttcattttccaGAATAACTTCAATCTCGTGTTAAcccaaaaaaacgtaaataacgaaaattgttgtttaaCCCCCAAAAACGACTTTAAtggtgtgaaattttttatcggaaatctactaaaaaaaattcagatcagtcatacacaaaaaaaaatcattgattaaattttttaatttatttctctattaattttatatatttttgtctcaATAGACGTGACCTTTAgattaaagaacaaaaataacagAGGAAGTTACTACCATTGAtaagaaatgaaaaagaaaaacaatttgactcaaaacaaaaattatctcaaaaaaattaagactttcccgaaaattttcatccaaattcaaaaattaggtaagtgaataaaaaatcatgatgtcTCATCTCCACTctctcttctaaaaaaaaaaaatcaaaaaaaatttgtacatgATTGTCAGGTTCCACGAAAAATtccattgtaaaaaattaatcaaaattaataatcagtCACATACATTTTTACACCacatcttactttttttttaattatcaattgtTTATATCGCTGTGCATCGctgtctttttttcttctactttaacattaaataataagaattaatCATTAATAACATTTATACTTAGTCACAAACACCTGTCTATCATCTGCATCGAAACGCGCCGCATTCAATCAGTGACAAtcctactaaaaaaaaagcttcttTAGTCTCAAggtcacaaaataattaatttttttgattaattaattaaaaaatgctgaaatgaaaattttttaacaattttttaagaaaaaatttgatttttagcattttttgatcattaattgtacataaaaatatttaattttttaacatccaaaaaattttcctttgttcATTATTTCACGCCATTACCTTAATTTAGCGCTTGAAAATcttaagacttaaaaaaaaaattaaagtctgaaaaaaatttcttaaaaaaattagttttaagaaagaaaagttACTAACATTTATTTGAGTGGATGGAAATTAAGAGAAaactttagaaatatttttaatttttttcaatttctataatttttcaatttggtttttaaaatcatgaaaaatatatttttgtttaaaaaaaatttaatatattttttaaaaattaagtttcaagttcaaaaaaattacataaaaaatgtttaaagatttttctagatattttttaatttttttgttaaaattataaaatttaataatcgaaaaaaaattttataaattttttaatctttgaaaattttaaaaatttaaaatttgattttatgtaaaaaaatcaatttatttttactttaaaaaaaataatattaatccaataatattttttaattaaattaaattttaattaattaaataaattaaaaattaattaactatttaaaattcaagataaaaaaattatttatttttattcattcacgtGTTCACttccttaacaaaaaaaaactaattcagATGCCTTTTAGTTGttaaatttacttcttttgtaaataatttattttttaaatttagatgtatttaatttaaggcTGAAAATCTTTCTTCTCATCAACTTCcttctgattatttttaaaaaatttcaatttcttgtATAGTTAAGTGCACCATTTTAggtcatttttaattagaaaaagttTACCATTTAATGTTAAGTGTAATGTTAGAAATATTTAGCTTGGTtacgtttttaattattattttattttattgtttttaatcaattttattaacattatttttctaattttattattttatagaataattgtttttttttcgttaataaatttatgtttcaaaattaaatagacaaaatttgtgtgtaaatttttggtttatcatttattttttggtttgtctcgattttttttcctttttttatttgtttctgcacattttttgtaaatattttttttttgttctgaaaaaaacaactttcatGCTCATTCACAtgcacaaagaaaaaaaacacctgTGAcccctttgaaaaaaataaaataaaaaaaaaattaaatccaaaaattgaaattttctcccCCTCGCCCTTTATAGATGACGTGCCGGACGACGAATCGCACTGGCAAGATCGCGTCAGTTCTGGCTTCGATCGTTTGGTTGCCTTTGCCTCCACTGAACTAGATAAGACACGGCGCTCCATTGAGGATGCCGGACCACCAAACAGTTGCAATACATCGCCAGACTCGGGTATTGCACACAGTGATGGTCGCACATTTTTGTCTAGCTCGTCGTCGAGCGGGTCGCATCTCGAGTTGCCCATGGTGGTGCGTGGCAGCGGCACTTAtgcccatcatcatcatcacatgcATCATCAGCAATCGTCGTCGACGTCATCAAGTGGCGGTTTACTGAAAACCACAACGGTGCCCATCATCAAGTCGAGCCCGGCAGGCGAACCCCTGCTCGATAATCAACCGCCACGAACCCCAAGCCCCTCGGAAACGTCAGAAAGCCCACCAATTATCTTTAATCATCATGCAAGCGCCGCATCGCAAATTCCCGTCACAAACAGCTTGAAGATCCCGCTGAAGTAccaacgacaaaaaatcacatccgagaaacattttaagaaaaaattccgtGAACGCAACTGGGAAGAATACGAAGACAGCTCGTATGCCCGCGGAGAGGCCGGAACCAATGCGGAAGGCGAATCATCGCGACACAAACACAAATCGGCAAAATTCCGACCGAAAGGCAAGGATTGGCATTGGGATAACGAATAAACTGttactgttattttttttttttgacaaatttttatattttttgttagattttttttttgtttttttttcacgatcaaaataattaagaattacTGCCAACTTGAGCCAAATAAGGCAACCCAACTAACAaagagagacacaaaaaagcaataaaaacttCTAATTATCCCCCATATCTCTCTCCTTTGTAAAGAACAAACACttaggaaaattttagtttaattttttgaactgccATTCAACGTTCGACGTactttaagaaagaaaaaataatttaaaataattttttgtatgaaaaatttaagaaattttaaggaaaatttcaaaagtaaatatttgtaaaattaaagactaattaaacaaagtaaaaaaaatatagatctAGATGAAAAtatggaataaaaataatattgtactaaatatttaaaaaataataaataaaaatagagaatgaagtaaaaaatagaagtactaaataaaaaattgttaaattttatttaacatttgttttatgttccttttaaaaagaaacgtctgaaaaaatttattctacaaaaaaaaaattattagaaaatataatttaaaaaaaaacagactcATCTAGATTTTAAGACggctgaaaataatttattagacTTTGAAAcgcaatttaatgaaaaatatttattttttctgatttttttttttttgtttagactTTTGTGTATAGTAATTGAgagtataaataaaattgtatgaaaactcgtaaaattaacgaaaataaataattagattattatgaaaatattttttttattttctacttCAGTtactccaaaaattaattgaaaaaatagaaaaaaatattttttaaaaaaatgggaagaatcttaaaattttggtaaaattcttacaaaaattttatgagaaatagtGCTAAATTCTGTTTTAAACtacttcacttaatttttttaaaaaaaaaaataattaaaaaaatttaaatttcaaaacaaaatcccaaattttaaaattttcaaagcacactaattttttctgaaaatgttaatatcgagttcatcgaattttttgaaaatataagaaatattttaaattttagtacatttttgatgtaaattttttgaaaatgataaaattttttaaataaaattcgatttttttttttgcataattttcaaatttttaaaatacgatttctaatacgaaaattcttaaaaatgattttaaattttgtaaaaaaaaaaagaccaaaaaacggccAATTCATCCctcctaaattttaaaatttattttcaaaaacattaaGCTTCGTGACAATTATAGAGAAAAGTGTACCTTTTTAACTAAAAgataatttcttacaaaaataagaaatagtGCAAAATTCTGTATGAATAAAACTACCTCAtgttcaatttcttttaaaaaatgaaaatttgggaTTGTTGTTTTGgcctaaagaaaaaatttttatctgatgttaaaattaaatttttaacttaattttatgttttgaacttttttttttaaatttttaaaataatttttttttcttaaaaattttaaattgtataaagtaaaatttttcaatttacttaaagaattttaaaatggttaaaaaataaataaaattatgtcaaaaatttaatttaatacatccgataaaaattttaaaaatattttttcattttataaattaaatcaactgATCTTACAGAAATTTTGATcctttctaataatttttgctcaaaaatgtgccaaaatttaacgttttcttgaatttttcatactcGATATGAAATATCTCTCCatgaattttgcaaaatatttaaattggaatttttattttacctgaAGTATGAAACTTGGCGactaaaaggtaaaaattactaaaaaaattgtatttaaaagtttttttttatttattaactaatTCTTTTTACATAAATCTATCTGTTTTACTCCTGCTGTTGCTGATTCTGTGGACGATCATCTTGTGATGTGGGTTCTTGTGCTGCATTTCCGGCGTCATTCTGATTATTATtctcattgttgttgttgtttgcggTGTTGGCGTCTGGTATCGTGGGTCGTCTTAGGTAAATTATCATTCCGAGGACTAGAGTTAGGATGGTGATGAGATACAAATCCCAATTGCTTGCGATATTCTCGTCCAA
The sequence above is drawn from the Culicoides brevitarsis isolate CSIRO-B50_1 chromosome 1, AGI_CSIRO_Cbre_v1, whole genome shotgun sequence genome and encodes:
- the LOC134833106 gene encoding histone-lysine N-methyltransferase, H3 lysine-79 specific isoform X2 encodes the protein MIDQIDIREDDIFVDLGSGVGQVVLQMTAATPVKVCYGIEKADVPSRYAEDMSKHFLRWMRWFGKKYNDYHLIKGDFLADEHREKINSATIVFVNNFAFGPNVDHQLKERFADLKDGARIVSSKSFCPLNFRITDRNLSDIGTIMHVSEMTPMKGSVSWTGKPVSYYLHIIDRTKLERYFQRLKTKGNDNGNDYVVGRSGSRDKGKRVTLMDDTSTESETGGDVTGATTRKAWSDYCKGKSSQSEEENNNAHRSSSTGVAKKRRKITRPKTTNQTNRAAQQAQGTTKKATKGGRVKKGKAKRPLRISGLDLLHNQTVLSTSESLIGKKLPPARGCIDQQLSSIAGTMVHEELEIPAAPLETPYALQILMDVFKTQMMNFLNSMRTPTYKDNLNDQISKERERNQRLLNRAGQLEKQIRVLIDDSVILLKARMNELGINTTSQNDLLCKAKEIVGRHKELQVMAAKLQSQVTAIEKDQNQMVLAHVKKLADKHLKTPLNGEELELNASASQELILKEIANTLSQRKKLHAQVSTLESELDIIEKSAAERKVVLQSTPVMPIPPPSNVSDRHASVTASTKPGNQHSATSSSSSGKSNRKNRENRARSQDWPDIPDVGKIEESNPEVLAQKILEKGRQIEAGKFSATSTTSSGSSKSHKNDESSSKKHPHHPVDSALMPAPPMVSKQQHRNMAQNVPASKYQQQPANLPPSPTPTTPQTASGKLQDSPHKVVNFEDRLKSIITSVLQGQEQAPSPNKQPSQGQMPPQGQIHPEMAHLKKQQQQNSQIIYQQNAASQGQGHHNKGSSSSSYMGHNRESPIQHLPPGTHHLTASTTITPTSGIPYKQQMQQHTSTKISPQSKYGPNPAANPQGSLQYAKNLSLSISPTTTMPHDPHPSPNNVMYHQYQGPHGMDPHHKVEFKAPENYRERQYMGVMVMDHQNNPTASQPVRINIPPQQDMPEYISGRSSDPNSRASYVTVTNQQSHSRPSSSSSQPDYTQVSPAKMALRRHLSQEKLVQQLPPGVQLSSSSKTIGDLVNGEIERTLEISNQSIINAAVNMSTMLGPQGTNGAPNANPNHTVINTNIQRPERVSVRMMEEAAAAAANAYQIQQPSYSPISRPNSRELDKSPVNPHAQSNLATLAHVATYSQQKTSYAASSSSSTSHHGNASGSKQLISPRNAQYSSSSNTTVVYQSTRDRGNSQYSEGGRRGEERYMALPRAEMKFGMESYYTDDHKPPPMLAQQQHVKQQQTRDLMLHDEQQQRMIREENRRMRCVDEESKPLEGLAASLQARIVAQMQVKEEQDVRQRPDMMMQSSHIKTEGGLKRTSPLIQSHTRPPKLMYADVPETIMNPELLHPGRSNVTVGPLMSPEINSLTADDKHNVVRSRHDDDDVPDDESHWQDRVSSGFDRLVAFASTELDKTRRSIEDAGPPNSCNTSPDSGIAHSDGRTFLSSSSSSGSHLELPMVVRGSGTYAHHHHHMHHQQSSSTSSSGGLLKTTTVPIIKSSPAGEPLLDNQPPRTPSPSETSESPPIIFNHHASAASQIPVTNSLKIPLKYQRQKITSEKHFKKKFRERNWEEYEDSSYARGEAGTNAEGESSRHKHKSAKFRPKGKDWHWDNE